The sequence below is a genomic window from Cobetia sp. cqz5-12.
GCTGGAGCATCACCCCAGCGTGATTCGCGCCAATGCCTCCGAGGTACTCGCACTGGCCGGTGAAACCAGCCAGAGTCGCGGCGTCGATAGTGGCGATGACAGTGAAGATGCAGTGGACCGCGCCAGCCGCGCCGCCATCTCTCTGGCGCGCACGCAGAACTGCGTGGTGGCGATGACCGGCGCCATCGATGTCGTCACTGATGGCAAGCGCGTGATTCGTGTCCGCGGTGGTCATGCCTTGATGGGGCGCGTCACCGCCATGGGCTGCGCGCTGAGCAGCGTGGTCGCCGCCTTCCTCGCCGCCTCACTCGACGGACATGACGACACCTTGCAGGCCACCGCCGCCGCGCTGGCCTGCTACGCCGAAGCCGGTGAGACGGCGGGCCAGTCAGTAGAGGGCCCGGGCAGCTTCGTGCCACGTTTCCTGGATGCCCTGTATACTCTCGACGCCGATTCCCCCCTGATTGCCTCTCGTCTGGAGCTGACCGATGTCACTTGATCTATCCCTTTACCTGGTCACCGACCCCGCGCTGTGCGCCGAGCGCGGCCTGGAAGCCACCGTGATGGCCGCCGTGCGCGGCGGCGTCAGTGTCGTGCAGCTGCGCGACAAGCACGCCAGTGACGAGGAGATGATCGCCCAGGCCATCCGCCTCAAGGCGCTGCTGGACGAGTACGAGGTGCCGCTGATCATCAATGACCGTATCGAGGTCGCGCTGGCCAGTGGCGCCGATGGCCTGCACATCGGCCAGAGCGATGGCGACCCGATCGAGGCGCGCCGCCGGCTGGGCGATGACGTGCTGATCGGCCTGTCGGTGCAGACGCTTGAACAGCTCAAGGATGTCGATATCGAACGCATCGACTATCTTGGCCTCGGCCCGGTGTATGCCACTCCCACCAAGCCGGACCACGCCGCACCGCTGGGCATTGAGGGACTCACCCAGCTGGTGCGCTCAAGC
It includes:
- the thiE gene encoding thiamine phosphate synthase; translated protein: MSLDLSLYLVTDPALCAERGLEATVMAAVRGGVSVVQLRDKHASDEEMIAQAIRLKALLDEYEVPLIINDRIEVALASGADGLHIGQSDGDPIEARRRLGDDVLIGLSVQTLEQLKDVDIERIDYLGLGPVYATPTKPDHAAPLGIEGLTQLVRSSPLPTVAIGGISLANAGDVMSSGTDGLAVVSALCSAADPAAAAQEFLAQYPF
- the thiM gene encoding hydroxyethylthiazole kinase gives rise to the protein MTPSSSLSPGSLLHHLRQTAPLVHNITNHVAMTPTANTLLAIGASPLMAHAQEEAQDISTISAALSINIGTLSQSWIEAMQLAAMYAQREGKPWVLDPVGIGASRLRHYACRVLLEHHPSVIRANASEVLALAGETSQSRGVDSGDDSEDAVDRASRAAISLARTQNCVVAMTGAIDVVTDGKRVIRVRGGHALMGRVTAMGCALSSVVAAFLAASLDGHDDTLQATAAALACYAEAGETAGQSVEGPGSFVPRFLDALYTLDADSPLIASRLELTDVT